A window of the Verrucomicrobiota bacterium genome harbors these coding sequences:
- a CDS encoding ABC transporter, which produces MIRHSLRLLCAASLSLITAVALTPPASAQNKKFNAVAVTVGDLGNPFFVQIAHGAEAKAKQLNSKVKFTALSSNYDVNNQTNQIDNFISSNV; this is translated from the coding sequence ATGATCCGACATTCACTCCGGTTGTTATGCGCGGCTTCTCTGAGCCTCATTACCGCAGTGGCGCTGACCCCTCCGGCTTCGGCCCAGAACAAAAAGTTTAACGCCGTTGCCGTGACGGTAGGCGACCTAGGCAACCCCTTCTTTGTGCAGATCGCCCACGGGGCCGAGGCCAAGGCGAAGCAACTCAACTCGAAGGTGAAGTTCACGGCCTTGTCGAGCAACTACGACGTCAACAACCAGACCAATCAGATCGACAACTTCATTTCCTCCAACGTC